Below is a window of Procambarus clarkii isolate CNS0578487 chromosome 19, FALCON_Pclarkii_2.0, whole genome shotgun sequence DNA.
AGCCAGATGGTGTCACTGTCTCACGGTGAGAACACTTCACTGTGTCATCACACCGTTACCATTAATGGATGCCTTGTTATGTGTCATGTTGAATGTAAAGTCATCGTCACCTCCTGGAGGTATTGTCACCACATAGGTCTTAGTCATCACctacttcaccatcaccatctggGTCATGCCACCATCTGGAACACCATCACTATTACCAAGAGGAGAGAAGAAGGATatctatatataatgtgtgtgtgtgtgtgtgtgtgtgtgtgtgtgtgtgtgtgtgtgtgtgtgtgtgtgtgtgtgtgtgtgtgtgtgtgtgtgtgtgtgtaaagttgaAAATTCATCACCCTTGAAGGACTcgaaacccagacagccagggcttcATGCACTTTAGCGTATCCTGTACTTAACccactagaccacactgactgttcaAATGTTGGGGCCACACTGTTGCTCACGTAGCCCCAACATGCGAGGTGATTCAGTGAAATATCTGTCCCCAAAATTGACCACCGAGTGCTGTCGGGGATTGGGTTAAGGGTCTGACGACTTCCAATTCTTTTGGACAATCAGTGAGGTCAACTTTGTTCGAAGTAAACTAAAAGAATAATTTaattgtagaatgtattacactaattataaatttacataatatttcgaacctacatggtttatGCTCAAGTGATGGGACTGTACTGGGTGTATTGAATTTACACCATTagggagggaaggaattatcaggggaatgcgccaagccattacgactatatagcactgggaaggggtcaggatgaggatatgtgatgggacagggggaaaggaatggtgcccaaccacttggacggtcggggattgaacgctgaaatgcatgaaacgagaccgtcgctctaccgtccagctcaagtggctgGACTACACCATTAGGGAGGTTAAGTACATAATACAAATAGATAAGGAGCATGGCATAAAAGGGGAAAGAATAGGGCATAAATGGGGGACGAATGGTGGACGTAAATGGGAAGGAATGAAGTAGAAAAAAAGGAtggaagcacatacaaagattaatcaggtgtagtgggtgtggcgttttgagcagtgtcttctatgttggcatcttcgtgttctggtcttgttcttactctcatggaggGTAGAGTGACTAGTTCCGTTATTGATGTATTTAAGGACTCACACAGAACTGTGAAGGACAAGTGTGTCGTATATTTCAGGCTCGCATTTTCTCCATTAAATGTGACTGATTTGATGAAGATGAACGTCTGATTTCTTGCCATTGACTCGTGTCATTGGGGGGGCTGATATATTGGGAAAATACCTCCTGACTTTCAACCCTTTTAATGATCTGTCATGGTATAGAGGTTAGCATACCAGTGTGTATGTGATGCTCCTGGCTTTCTAAGGATCGAGTCCTTCATaggagaagatatatatatatatatatattgtgacgataatctctttcaagagagattgagcctgctcttccctacaaagtacgtcaatataaaagataatatagaagatacgtccagcaagtatcgccaaacattttgcccagagagcaaatcgtacccagcacacagtgacacctgctagctaccaccgccgtaaccagcaaactgctcgtccttgcctgcctgtcgctgattagctggtgtcccgtcgcacctgccctccgccctccaccacaagtcgatgtctgggctgcagtgctccagtatcgtcagaatatctcagtgctccttgcagttgacatctctcgctggtagactaagccttggctttcgtgtactaagggaggtggcagctcgaagccaatattccagctccattaatatttattttgctatcactgtaactcacttgtcttaacgtaacttttcatttgccaatgattattcatattattttgtttgttgacttgtcttttatattttatgtgcttaactttattcatgtcttgtttctctaaagtaattaaaatttcattgttaatttacttgtgttttgtgtgtcttcccattaccttaccacagacgaaagctccagcttttctctctttttttttctataatgtgacgaggccctgcccctagcttttgaaacagccgaacaccaacgctttaccgtcacaatatataaatatatatataaatatataaatatatataaatatatataaatatatatataaatatatataaatatatataaatatatatatatatatatatatatatatatatatatatatatatatatatatatatatatatatatatatatatacatacacacacatacacacatacacacattagtTAAAATACCTGGTGGTCCCCTAGTCGATTCGGATACCATCATTCGATCTTGATCTCCCTatatccctctctttccctccgtccctcacAGCATCACTATAAGACCAATTGCGCTGAAATTAATGCAATAAACAAATAATTACACAGTTGCCGTTGAGGCAGAGGAAGAGCACAGGCCCACGGGGGTGTGGCGGAGGCTCCGTAGTAATTGACGTGCTTTCGCCCTTTACGCGGACTTGaatagtaagtccactacgggctcaccatagcccgtgctacttggaacttttggttcccagtagctgagtctataacaacaacaacaacaagagcccTTTACGGCCATACCATGATAAagtatttatgttaattttcctGATATCATGTCATACCGTGTTCAGATTGTACGATGAGGGCGCGTGATTGTTTCCCAGCGCCGGGTGATTGTTTCCCAGCGCCGGGTGATTGTTTCCCAGCGCCGGGTGATTGTTTCCCAGCGGCGGGTGATTGTTTCCCAGCGCTGGGTGATTGTTTCCCAGCGCCGGGTGATTGTTTCCCAGCGCCGGATGATTGTTTTCCAGCGCCGGGTGATTGTTTCCCAGCGCCGGATGATTGTTTTCCAGCGCCGGGTGATTGTTTCCCAGCGCCGGGTGATTGTTTCCCAGCGCCGGGTGATTGTTTCCCAGCGCCGGGTGATTGTTTCCCAGCGCCGGATGATTGTTTCCCAGCGCCGGGTGATTGTTTCCCAGCGCCGGGTGATTGTTTCCCAGCACCGGATGATTGTTTCCCAGCGCCGGGTGATTGTTTCCCAGCGCCGGGTGATTGTTTCCCAGCACCGGATGATTGTTTCCCAGCGCCGGGTGATTGTTTCCCAGCGCTGGATGATTGTTTCCCAGCGCCGGGTGATTGTTTCCCAGCGCCGGGTGATTGTTTCCCAGCGCCGGGTGATTGTTTCCCAGCGCCGGGTGATTGTTTCCCAGCGCTGGGTgattgtttcccatcgccgggtgATTGTTTCCCAGCGCCGGATGATTGTTTCCCAGCGCCGGGTGATTGTTTCCCAGCGCCGGGTGATTGTTTCCCAGCGCCGGGTGATTGTTTCCCAGCACCGGATGATTGTTTCCCAGCGCCGGGTGATTGTTTCCCAGCGCTGGATGATTGTTTCCCAGCGCCGGGTGATTGTTTCCCAGCGCCGGGTGATTGTTTCCCAGCGCCGGGTGATTGTTTCCCAGCGCCGGGTGATTGTTTCCCAGCGCCGGATGATTGTTTCCCAGCGCCGGGTGATTGTTTCCCAGCGCTGGATGATTGTTTCCCAGCGCCGGGTGATTGTTTCCCAGCGCCGGGTGATTGTTTCCCAGCGCCGGGTGATTGTTTCCCAGCGCCGGGTGATTGTTTCCCAGCGCCGGGTGATTGTTTCCCAGCGCCGGGTGATTGTTTCCCAGCGCCGGATGATTGTTTCCCAGCGCCGGGTGATTGTTTCCCAGCGCTGGATGATTGTTTCCCAGCGCCGGGTGATTGTTTCCCAGCGCCGGGTGATTGTTTCCCAGCGCCGGGTGATTGTTTCCCAGCGCCGGGTGATTGTTTCCCAGCGCTGGGTgattgtttcccatcgccgggtgATTGTTTCCCAGCGCCGGATGATTGTTTCCCAGCGCCGGGTGATTGTTTCCCAGCGCCGGGTGATTGTTTCCCAGCGCCGGGTGATTGTTTCCCAGCGCCGGGTGATTGTTTCCCAGCACCGGATGATTGTTTCCCAGCGCCGGGTGATTGTTTCCCAGCGCTGGATGATTGTTTCCCAGCGCCGGGTGATTGTTTCCCAGCGCCGGGTGATTGTTTCCCAGCGCCGGGTGATTGTTTCCCAGCGCCGGGTGATTGTTTCCCAGCGCCGGATGATTGTTTCCCAGCGCCGGGTGATTGTTTCCCAGCGCTGGATGATTGTTTCCCAGCGCCGGGTGATTGTTTCCCAGCGCCGGGTGATTGTTTCCCAGCGCCGGGTGATTGTTTCCCAGCGCCGGGTGATTGTTTCCCAGCGCTGGATGATTGTTTCCCAGCGCCAGGTGATTGTTTAAATTTCCGGACAGCTATTTTTCCATGGTTGTATGGGAGCTTCCCAGTTCCAGACTTCTTTCCCAGGGCCGTAGGGTACTTTCCCAGGGCCGTAGGGTACTTTCCCAGGGCCGTAGGGTACTTTCCCAGGGCCGTAGGGTACTTTCCCAGGGCCGTAGGGTACTTTCCCAGGGCCGTAGGGTACTTTCCCAAGGCCGGGTTTAAACGTTCGGTTTAGTCATAAACCGAACGTTTAAGACTAAAACCTCGTTGCCTGTGAACTATAAAAACCTGTTAAATCCAAATTGGTCCAAGCTACAGACAGGAACACTTGCATGCTCTCAGGTTTGATCATTTAGGAGTAATTACCACCGCTGTGTTAaggctctacgggctcaccatagcccatgctactttgaagttgttgttccaggtagcgaatctttaacaataacAACCGCAGTGTTACCAGGTTATCCCACTTTGTCTTAAGCGTTTTACAACAAATTCATTTGAGAACCGGTTATATATAAAAGAAATTAGTCatcaaattaaatttttttttatataattttttaaccCTCATGACTCCGTTTTCTTGTTATAATGGCGCCGATATATGACccctcataccccccccccctcctctcattATCACCTCATACCCCCCCCTCATCATTATCACCTCATACCCCCCCTCATCATTATCACCTcataccccccccctctcattatcacctcatacctcccccccctcattatcacctcatacccccccccctcattatcACCTCATACCCCCCCCTCTCATTATCACCTCATACCCCCCCT
It encodes the following:
- the LOC138366358 gene encoding autotransporter adhesin BpaC-like, which translates into the protein MRAQITRKVEEGNTTGAIRIMTSNDAIAPRNATTARALQDKHPPRAPDSSRDPQENNTGIEPLTVRESEVYKVTMFFPSGSAGGFTGLRSQNIKQTLGNNHPALGNNHPALGNNHPALGNNHPALGNNHPALGNNHPALGNNHPALGNNHPALGNNHPALGNNHPALGNNHPALGNNHPALGNNHPALGNNHPVLGNNHPALGNNHPALGNNHPALGNNHPALGNNHPALGNNHPAMGNNHPALGNNHPALGNNHPALGNNHPALGNNHPALGNNHPALGNNHPALGNNHPALGNNHPALGNNHPALGNNHPALGNNHPALGNNHPALGNNHPALGNNHPALGNNHPALGNNHPALGNNHPALGNNHPALGNNHPALGNNHPALGNNHPALGNNHPALGNNHPVLGNNHPALGNNHPALGNNHPALGNNHPALGNNHPAMGNNHPALGNNHPALGNNHPALGNNHPALGNNHPALGNNHPALGNNHPALGNNHPVLGNNHPALGNNHPALGNNHPVLGNNHPALGNNHPALGNNHPALGNNHPALGNNHPALGNNHPALGNNHPALENNHPALGNNHPALENNHPALGNNHPALGNNHPALGNNHPPLGNNHPALGNNHPALGNNHPALGNNHAPSSYNLNTHIISQVLQDIPNADNMSDDIIVYGRTQAEHDKALRATLQRLREKNLTLSRVKCEINQHKIMFFGHVLSDKDVEQRYSQTEKEALALVWGCEHFNVYLLGAPFTTIVTDHKPLETIFNNPKSKPPARIERWALLPKALTLDEIRTATLEDPTLLATADALTKKKFPRIPPSGIDRDAFKALKASRPN